The sequence CTCTCCACCGAGATCGGCTACCAGCGCCGCGAGTTCTCCCCCGATACCTGGACGGTGGAATTGCGTCCCATCGTGGACCGCACCCTGGGGCGCTGGTACCTGGCCTTCAATCCCACCTTCGACCGCTCCCTGCACGGCGAGAACGTGGGCCTGGGCTGGGAGTTCTCGCCCAACTTCAAGGTCAGCTACGACGTGACCAAGAAAGTGGCGGTGGGGCTGGAGTACTACGGCGCGCTGGGGCCGGTGGGCAATCTCGATCCCATCGACGAGCAGGAGCAGCAGATCTTCCCCAGCGTGGACTTGAACCTCTCGCCCAAGTGGGAGATCAACTTCGGGCTGGGCGTGGGCGTGACCCGCTCCACCGACCACCTGATCGCCAAGCTCATCCTGGGCTACCGCTTCGACCACCTTCCCTTCCAGCGGGCCGCGCACAAACCGGCGCAGCCGCCGGCCGGGACGCACCGGTACTGATCAGCGATCACCGCAGGCAATGCAGGGAGGATCAGCTCACGCCTTCGAAGGTGGCGACGTTGTGTTCTGCCTCGCCGGTCTCCAGGCGGGCGCGCTGGGCGGAGGCGACGCCGTACTCGAAACCCTTGTCGAAGGCCTTGAGGTTGAGTTCGCGGAAGGCGGGAGGAACGGAGTCGGCCACCGCCTGGCGCAGCGCCTCGGGACGCAGCAGCCCGGCCACCGCGCCGAAAAAGCCCACCATCACGACATTCAGCACCATGCGCTTGCCCAGTTCCTCGGCCAGGCGGGTGGCGGGCACGCTGTGCACGCGCACCCCCGCGGGCAGGTCGGAGACCCGCACCAGGTCCTGCTCCACCACCAGCATGCCGTTCTCTTTCAGCTCCGGGGTGAAGCGGTTGTAGGCCTCCTGGGACATGACCACC comes from Terriglobales bacterium and encodes:
- a CDS encoding 2-oxoacid:acceptor oxidoreductase family protein translates to MPVTEVRIAGFGGQGVILSAIVIGKAACIVEGGYSTMTQSFGPEARGGACSAQVILSDRPVLYPYVTRPDILVVMSQEAYNRFTPELKENGMLVVEQDLVRVSDLPAGVRVHSVPATRLAEELGKRMVLNVVMVGFFGAVAGLLRPEALRQAVADSVPPAFRELNLKAFDKGFEYGVASAQRARLETGEAEHNVATFEGVS